In Erigeron canadensis isolate Cc75 chromosome 1, C_canadensis_v1, whole genome shotgun sequence, a single window of DNA contains:
- the LOC122596377 gene encoding mediator of RNA polymerase II transcription subunit 15a-like: protein MESVDWRTDLPPDQRIKVVDKIINTLMKTCSGLEKPHQLRDMAIMCEEKIYAHAKSKNDYIHTIGTKLQKICQKFKATGNPENPSDPGIGSEGMQQAHNQGQPPHVPGQFNHPQAGNQILPHNIHMNIASSSGLQPSRSMSLSTVPNNSTENSSLQNIQNIQNMSIMANTYTQNSSLQNIQNMSIMRDISSHNSSLQNMPIMPDIASHNSSLQNIQKMTMGQSIRIPSTINTIKRQIPGSQQQSQNSQHHRDKQQLHQIANQQFQQNIDTTSVQSHIQQQNLMQPTYFQPSQQYMQPTTIHASCVSNSQQNQQPIFLQSGQPVIQYHQQSGIKQDIQQKATFLESVQPVIQHHQQSVIKQERQQPQHPPLMGQQNNLSNIQQNSIVQRNNLSVYHQQHLGPQSSQNRQQHQLVGTQSGNSAMLNNQYSARLVQSMQSQRLQEQAIPQIQSGQLYHQSNIKPEVNMSQGDMQQRLPTSQDLQQQNVLNQQQQLSQQQRAMPETSSIPVDPVSTTGVLNSGDWQEEAYQKIKTAKDKYMPWFAQKLRKFMHDLNILQHDFEPQKPPSKQFMDLQKYKQMLENFMKFLLVSKTNIPPNYKENLGKIESFMSRFLSKRGVTRQQQPLIAPHINSPHQLQQTQNHLTQVQPHENQIPSQMQSVDSQHSNMSGLQNNNMDFRQPTSNMLQPHQLKQIQDREMQRQQLLHEQIIFNQQHQLHPRTKQQQQPNRNQITNGKELEVRQQTGIKSQPIKQQKLSGYQQQFPSSSAQIDKQNLLNSATKSGTALQYANSLIMVSSPSTPYTSHRPIKSKKVNYGNSSLSNAAGNVGHQTTGVTLPSQPLANATTGISTSPLLSECKAPDGNHHGYGASKVYETSAVVPPEEGQPSAVPHPRTLPRQNQDASCLASTIEDPMEHLLRVVKSMSPKSLTSAVSDISSALSTIDSIVEADPGDGSIGEDLAAMTKSHLQRPFASKWEATATSTMKRPRIERRHPLLDEIREINQGLIDTVVDITQEDDVDPATALGVGKGIVVKCSFSTVALDPNLKSQYASESSPIQPLRLLVPATYPNCSPLLLDEFPDEVSKECDDLSLRVKCQFRSSVERFKHPVSLSEMVRAWNACARIVIMEYAQKSGGGTFTSKYGAWKDCLTTA, encoded by the exons ATGGAATCTGTTGACTGGAGGACTGACCTACCACCCGATCAACGCATAAAAGTTGTCGATAAGAT AATCAATACCCTGATGAAGACTTGCAGTGGACTGGAGAAGCCGCATCAACTCAGGGATATGGCTATCATGTGTGAGGAGAAGATTTATGCTCATGCAAAAAGCAAA AATGATTATATTCATACAATAGGTACAAAGCTGCAGAAGATTTGTCAGAAGTTTAAAGCTACTGGTAATCCAGAGAATCCCTCTGATCCAG GTATAGGCTCTGAGGGCATGCAACAAGCCCACAATCAAGGTCAACCACCTCATGTTCCTGGACAGTTTAATCATCCTCAAGCTGGTAATCAGATTTTGCCGCATAACATTCACATGAATATTGCTTCTTCGTCTGGATTGCAACCTAGCAGAAGCATGTCACTGTCTACCGTTCCGAATAATTCCACCGAAAACTCAAGCTTGCAGAACATTCAGAACATTCAGAACATGTCAATTATGGCAAACACTTACACCCAAAATTCAAGCTTGCAGAACATTCAGAACATGTCTATTATGCGAGATATTTCCAGCCATAATTCAAGCTTGCAGAACATGCCTATTATGCCAGATATTGCCAGCCATAATTCAAGCTTGCAGAACATTCAGAAAATGACTATGGGCCAAAGTATACGAATACCTTCTACTATTAATACAATTAAAAGGCAGATACCAGGTAGTCAGCAGCAATCTCAAAACTCGCAGCATCATCGTGATAAACAGCAGTTGCATCAGATTGCAAATCAGCAGTTCCAGCAGAATATTGATACAACCTCGGTGCAGTCACACATTCAGCAGCAGAATTTGATGCAGCCAACTTATTTCCAGCCATCCCAACAATATATGCAGCCTACAACAATACATGCATCTTGTGTCTCTAATTCTCAACAAAATCAGCAACCTATTTTTTTACAATCAGGCCAGCCTGTGATTCAATACCATCAACAGTCAGGCATCAAACAAGATATACAACAGAAAGCTACTTTTTTAGAATCGGTTCAGCCTGTAATTCAACACCATCAACAGTCAGTCATAAAACAAGAAAGGCAGCAGCCACAACATCCACCATTGATGGGCCAGCAGAATAATCTTTCCAATATACAGCAGAACTCAATTGTCCAACGCAACAACTTGTCTGTCTATCATCAGCAACATTTGGGCCCTCAAAGTAGTCAGAATAGACAGCAGCACCAGTTAGTCGGTACTCAATCTGGTAATTCCGCCATGCTGAACAATCAGTATTCAGCACGTCTGGTTCAGTCAATGCAAAGTCAAAGGTTACAAGAGCAGGCAATTCCACAGATACAATCAGGACAGTTGTATCACCAATCAAATATTAAACCAGAGGTAAACATGTCACAAGGAGATATGCAGCAGAGGCTTCCAACATCACAAGATTTACAGCAGCAAAATGTATTGAATCAGCAGCAACAGCTTTCCCAACAACAAAGAGCCATGCCAGAGACTTCATCAA TACCGGTCGATCCAGTATCTACAACAGGAGTTCTAAACAGTGGAGATTGGCAAGAGGAGGCGTATCAAAAG ATAAAAACAGCAAAGGATAAGTATATGCCATGGTTTGCGCAAAAACTCCGGAAGTTTATGCATGATTTAAATATTCTCCAGCATGATTTTGAACCTCAGAAACCACCGAGTAAGCAATTTATGGATCTGCAAAAGTATAAACAAATGTTGGAAAATTTCATGAAATTTCTACTAGTCTCCAAGACCAATATACCTCCCAACTATAAAGAAAACTTGGGTAAGATTGAAAGTTTCATGTCTAGATTTTTAAGCAAACGTGGGGTCACGCGGCAGCAGCAACCACTCATTGCACCACATATAAATTCTCCGCACCAATTACAGCAGACACAAAATCATTTGACACAAGTACAGCCACATGAAAATCAGATTCCCTCTCAGATGCAATCGGTTGATTCACAGCATAGTAATATGTCTGGATTGCAGAACAACAATATGGATTTTCGGCAGCCAACTTCCAACATGCTTCAACCTCACCAGTTAAAGCAAATTCAAGATCGTGAAATGCAGCGACAACAACTTCTGCATGAACAAATTATATTCAACCAGCAGCATCAGCTCCATCCACGAAcaaagcagcagcagcaacctAACAGAAATCAGATTACTAATGGTAAAGAGTTAGAAGTTAGACAGCAGACTGGAATTAAGTCACAGCCTATAAAGCAGCAAAAACTCTCGGGATATCAGCAACAGTTTCCATCTTCATCTGCACAGATTGACAAGCAAAACTTGCTGAATTCTGCAACTAAATCCGGCACAGCTTTGCAATATGCAAACTCACTGATTATGGTGTCATCTCCATCAACCCCATATACGTCTCACAGGCCAATAAAATCTAAGAAAGTTAATTATGGTAATTCGTCACTTTCTAATGCTGCTGGGAATGTTGGACATCAAACGACTGGTGTGACTTTACCCTCCCAACCTCTTGCTAATGCTACAACTGGAATATCAACCTCACCTTTGCTTTCAGAGTGCAAAGCTCCAGATGGAAACCACCATGGTTATGGTGCTTCAAAAGTTTATGAGACTTCAGCTGTAGTACCTCCAGAGGAAGGGCAGCCGTCTGCAGTACCCCATCCACGCACTCTGCCGAGACAAAATCAAGATGCTAGCTGCTTAGCGAGTACTATAGAAGATCCCATGGAGCACTTGCTCAGAGTG GTGAAGTCTATGTCACCAAAATCCTTGACTTCTGCTGTCAGCGACATTAGTTCAGCCTTAAGTACGATTGATAGCATTGTGGAAGCTGATCCAGGTGATGGATCAATAGGTGAAGACTTAGCTGCCATGACAAAATCTCATCTCCAAAGACCTTTTGCTTCAAAGTGGGAGGCCACCGCAACTTCTACCATGAAAAGGCCTCGGATTGAG AGGAGGCATCCCCTTTTGGATGAAATAAGAGAGATAAATCAAGGACTTATAGATACGGTGGTTGATATTACCCAGGAAGATGATGTTGATCCAGCTACAGCTCTAGGAGTCGGTAAAGGAATTGTCGTTAAGTGCTCATTTAGCACTGTAGCTCTTGATCCAAACCTCAAGTCACAATATGCTTCAGAATCG TCACCTATACAACCATTGCGATTGCTTGTTCCTGCAACTTATCCAAATTGCTCCCCGTTACTCTTGGATGAGTTTCCCGATGAAGTCAg CAAAGAATGTGATGATCTTTCACTCAGAGTCAAGTGTCAGTTCCGTAGTAGCGTGGAAAGGTTTAAACACCCAGTGTCACTTTCGGAGATGGTAAGGGCTTGGAATGCTTGTGCTCGAATTGTTATTATGGAGTACGCGCAAAAAAGTGGTGGAGGTACATTCACCTCAAAATATGGAGCCTGGAAGGACTGCCTTACTACTGCATAA
- the LOC122597124 gene encoding protein transport protein SEC23-like isoform X1 yields the protein MSTEMASTDPEGIDGVRMTWNAWPRTKVEASKCVIPFAASISPIRPHPHIPSNPYAPLRCKTCSAVLNPFCRVDFSALIWICPFCFQRNHFPHHFSGISETNVPAELYPQYTTIEYSFPNSDIHHVTPPNVYVFVIDTCMIEEELGFARSALQQALEFLPENALVGFVSFGTQVQVYELGYSDMSKVYVFRGSKEISKDQVLDQLGLGSGGAVGGRRVGGGPGQGFQKGMAGQGGGFLNPGVSRFLLPASEGAYTIHSLLEELGTDQWPIAPGNRSLRCTGVALSVAAGLLGACMPGTGARIVALVGGPCTEGPGSIVSKDLSDPVRSHKDLDKDAAPYFRKAVQFYEELSKQMVSQGHVLDLFASALDQVGVAEMKVVIERTGGLVVLAESFGHSVFKNSFRRVFEKGEESLGLAHNGTLEINCSKDIKIQGIIGPCTSLEKKGTAVASSVIGQGNTIAWKLCGLDKDTCLTVFFDISSSDKSDASGNVNPQLYIQTVTSYQSIDGESKMRVTTITRSWLESSALSEELIQGFDQEAAAVIIARLISYKMEMELQETFDATRWLDRNLIRLCSKFGDYRKDDPSSFALNPCFSLFPQFMFNLRRSQFVQVFNNSPDETAYFRMMLNRESITNAAVMIQPSLISYSFNSLPSPALLDVASISVDRVLLLDSYFSVVIFHGLTIAQWRNMGYQNQPEHQAFALLLQAPHDDAEIIIRDRFPVPRLVVCDQHGSQARFLLAKLNPSATYNNEGSAGMDVIFTDDVNLQVFFEHLQKLAVQSS from the exons ATGTCAACAGAAATGGCAAGCACGGATCCAGAAGGAATAGACGGTGTTCGGATGACGTGGAACGCATGGCCTCGCACCAAAGTTGAAGCCAGCAAATGCGTTATCCCTTTTGCTGCTTCCATTTCGCCCATCCGGCCCCACCCACATATCCCTTCAAACCCTTATGCCCCTCTTCGTTGCAAGACTTGTTCTGCGGTCCTTAACCCCTTTTGCCGTGTCGATTTCTCCGCTTTGATTTGGATCTGCCCTTTTTGTTTCCAAAGGAATCACTTTCCCCATCATTTCTCAG GTATATCTGAAACGAATGTTCCAGCTGAATTGTATCCACAATATACGACAATTGAATATAGTTTCCCTAATTCGGATATTCATCATGTGACTCCTCCGAATGTGTATGTGTTTGTGATTGATACCTGTATGATTGAGGAGGAATTAGGGTTTGCTAGATCGGCGTTACAACAAGCGCTTGAGTTTTTACCTGAAAATGCATTGGTAGGATTTGTTTCGTTTGGCACTCAAGTTCAGGTTTATGAGTTAGGGTATTCTGATATGTCAAAAGTGTATGTATTTCGTGGTTCAAAAGAGATCAGTAAAGATCAGGTTTTGGATCAGTTAGGATTAGGGTCAGGTGGTGCTGTTGGTGGAAGGAGAGTTGGTGGTGGGCCAGGGCAAGGGTTTCAGAAAGggatggcaggacaaggtggaGGGTTTTTGAATCCGGGGGTATCTAGGTTTTTATTGCCGGCTTCTGAAGGTGCATATACCATCCATTCG CTATTGGAAGAATTAGGCACAGATCAATGGCCAATTGCACCAGGTAATCGATCCTTAAGGTGCACCGGGGTTGCATTGAGTGTTGCAGCTGGTTTGCTAGGTGCTTGTATGCCGGGAACTGGTGCTCGAATAGTGGCATTGGTTGGTGGTCCATGCACTGAAGGTCCTGGTtcg ATTGTATCAAAAGATCTCTCAGATCCAGTACGTTCACATAAAGATCTGGATAAGGATGCGGCACCATATTTTAGGAAAGCAGTTCAGTTTTATGAGGAACTTTCAAAGCAGATGGTCAGCCAGGGTCATGTCTTGGACCTTTTTGCTTCCGCACTTGACCAG GTTGGGGTAGCAGAGATGAAAGTTGTTATTGAAAGAACTGGTGGCCTTGTAGTTCTTGCTGAAAGTTTTGGGCATTCAGTTTTTAAGAACTCATTTAGACGTGTCTTTGAGAAGGGGGAAGAATCTCTTGGTCTCGCACACAA TGGCACCCTTGAGATTAATTGTTCAAAGGACATTAAAATTCAAGGAATCATTGGACCTTGCACATCGTTGGAGAAG AAGGGAACTGCTGTTGCCAGCTCAGTGATAGGGCAGGGGAACACCATAGCTTGGAAGCTGTGTGGACTCGACAAAGATACTTGTTTAACAGTTTTCTTTGATATATCATCAAGTGACAAGTCAGATGCTTCAGGAAATGTAAATCCACAGTTGTATATACAGACCGTTACGAG TTACCAGAGTATTGATGGAGAATCGAAGATGCGAGTTACTACCATTACTAGAAGCTGGTTAGAGAGTTCTGCTCTGTCAGAG GAATTAATCCAAGGTTTTGATCAAGAGGCAGCTGCTGTGATTATTGCTAGATTAATTTCTTATAAAATGGAGATGGAG TTACAGGAAACATTTGATGCAACTAGGTGGCTAGATCGAAACCTTATTCGTCTCTGTTCTAAATTTGGAGACTACCGAAAAGATGATCCATCTTCATTCGCCTTGAACCCTTGTTTTTCATTGTTCCCGCAGTTTATGTTCAATCTTCGAAGATCACAATTTGTGCAG GTGTTCAATAATAGTCCAGATGAGACGGCTTATTTTCGCATGATGCTTAACCGGGAGAGTATAACAAATGCGGCTGTCATGATACAACCTTCATTAATATCGTATTCATTTAATTCACTGCCTTCACCTGCATTACTTGATGTGGCATCCATTTCAGTTGATAGAGTCCTTCTACTAGATTCGTACTTTAGTGTAGTTATCTTTCATGGTCTGACAATAGCTCAATGGAGGAACATGGGCTACCAAAATCAGCCAGAACACCAG GCGTTTGCACTGTTATTGCAAGCACCACATGATGATGCTGAAATTATAATACGTGATCGGTTTCCTGTCCCAAGATTGGTGGTGTGTGATCAACATGGTTCTCAG GCTCGATTCTTGCTGGCCAAGTTGAACCCATCAGCAACATACAACAATGAAGGTTCGGCTGGAATGGATGTTATATTCACTGATGATGTGAACCTTCAAGTGTTTTTTGAACATCTACAGAAGCTTGCAGTTCAATCTTCATGA
- the LOC122597124 gene encoding protein transport protein SEC23-like isoform X2 has protein sequence MSTEMASTDPEGIDGVRMTWNAWPRTKVEASKCVIPFAASISPIRPHPHIPSNPYAPLRCKTCSAVLNPFCRVDFSALIWICPFCFQRNHFPHHFSGISETNVPAELYPQYTTIEYSFPNSDIHHVTPPNVYVFVIDTCMIEEELGFARSALQQALEFLPENALVGFVSFGTQVQVYELGYSDMSKVYVFRGSKEISKDQVLDQLGLGSGGAVGGRRVGGGPGQGFQKGMAGQGGGFLNPGVSRFLLPASEGAYTIHSLLEELGTDQWPIAPGNRSLRCTGVALSVAAGLLGACMPGTGARIVALVGGPCTEGPGSIVSKDLSDPVRSHKDLDKDAAPYFRKAVQFYEELSKQMVSQGHVLDLFASALDQVGVAEMKVVIERTGGLVVLAESFGHSVFKNSFRRVFEKGEESLGLAHNGTLEINCSKDIKIQGIIGPCTSLEKKGTAVASSVIGQGNTIAWKLCGLDKDTCLTVFFDISSSDKSDASGNVNPQLYIQTVTSYQSIDGESKMRVTTITRSWLESSALSEELIQGFDQEAAAVIIARLISYKMEMEETFDATRWLDRNLIRLCSKFGDYRKDDPSSFALNPCFSLFPQFMFNLRRSQFVQVFNNSPDETAYFRMMLNRESITNAAVMIQPSLISYSFNSLPSPALLDVASISVDRVLLLDSYFSVVIFHGLTIAQWRNMGYQNQPEHQAFALLLQAPHDDAEIIIRDRFPVPRLVVCDQHGSQARFLLAKLNPSATYNNEGSAGMDVIFTDDVNLQVFFEHLQKLAVQSS, from the exons ATGTCAACAGAAATGGCAAGCACGGATCCAGAAGGAATAGACGGTGTTCGGATGACGTGGAACGCATGGCCTCGCACCAAAGTTGAAGCCAGCAAATGCGTTATCCCTTTTGCTGCTTCCATTTCGCCCATCCGGCCCCACCCACATATCCCTTCAAACCCTTATGCCCCTCTTCGTTGCAAGACTTGTTCTGCGGTCCTTAACCCCTTTTGCCGTGTCGATTTCTCCGCTTTGATTTGGATCTGCCCTTTTTGTTTCCAAAGGAATCACTTTCCCCATCATTTCTCAG GTATATCTGAAACGAATGTTCCAGCTGAATTGTATCCACAATATACGACAATTGAATATAGTTTCCCTAATTCGGATATTCATCATGTGACTCCTCCGAATGTGTATGTGTTTGTGATTGATACCTGTATGATTGAGGAGGAATTAGGGTTTGCTAGATCGGCGTTACAACAAGCGCTTGAGTTTTTACCTGAAAATGCATTGGTAGGATTTGTTTCGTTTGGCACTCAAGTTCAGGTTTATGAGTTAGGGTATTCTGATATGTCAAAAGTGTATGTATTTCGTGGTTCAAAAGAGATCAGTAAAGATCAGGTTTTGGATCAGTTAGGATTAGGGTCAGGTGGTGCTGTTGGTGGAAGGAGAGTTGGTGGTGGGCCAGGGCAAGGGTTTCAGAAAGggatggcaggacaaggtggaGGGTTTTTGAATCCGGGGGTATCTAGGTTTTTATTGCCGGCTTCTGAAGGTGCATATACCATCCATTCG CTATTGGAAGAATTAGGCACAGATCAATGGCCAATTGCACCAGGTAATCGATCCTTAAGGTGCACCGGGGTTGCATTGAGTGTTGCAGCTGGTTTGCTAGGTGCTTGTATGCCGGGAACTGGTGCTCGAATAGTGGCATTGGTTGGTGGTCCATGCACTGAAGGTCCTGGTtcg ATTGTATCAAAAGATCTCTCAGATCCAGTACGTTCACATAAAGATCTGGATAAGGATGCGGCACCATATTTTAGGAAAGCAGTTCAGTTTTATGAGGAACTTTCAAAGCAGATGGTCAGCCAGGGTCATGTCTTGGACCTTTTTGCTTCCGCACTTGACCAG GTTGGGGTAGCAGAGATGAAAGTTGTTATTGAAAGAACTGGTGGCCTTGTAGTTCTTGCTGAAAGTTTTGGGCATTCAGTTTTTAAGAACTCATTTAGACGTGTCTTTGAGAAGGGGGAAGAATCTCTTGGTCTCGCACACAA TGGCACCCTTGAGATTAATTGTTCAAAGGACATTAAAATTCAAGGAATCATTGGACCTTGCACATCGTTGGAGAAG AAGGGAACTGCTGTTGCCAGCTCAGTGATAGGGCAGGGGAACACCATAGCTTGGAAGCTGTGTGGACTCGACAAAGATACTTGTTTAACAGTTTTCTTTGATATATCATCAAGTGACAAGTCAGATGCTTCAGGAAATGTAAATCCACAGTTGTATATACAGACCGTTACGAG TTACCAGAGTATTGATGGAGAATCGAAGATGCGAGTTACTACCATTACTAGAAGCTGGTTAGAGAGTTCTGCTCTGTCAGAG GAATTAATCCAAGGTTTTGATCAAGAGGCAGCTGCTGTGATTATTGCTAGATTAATTTCTTATAAAATGGAGATGGAG GAAACATTTGATGCAACTAGGTGGCTAGATCGAAACCTTATTCGTCTCTGTTCTAAATTTGGAGACTACCGAAAAGATGATCCATCTTCATTCGCCTTGAACCCTTGTTTTTCATTGTTCCCGCAGTTTATGTTCAATCTTCGAAGATCACAATTTGTGCAG GTGTTCAATAATAGTCCAGATGAGACGGCTTATTTTCGCATGATGCTTAACCGGGAGAGTATAACAAATGCGGCTGTCATGATACAACCTTCATTAATATCGTATTCATTTAATTCACTGCCTTCACCTGCATTACTTGATGTGGCATCCATTTCAGTTGATAGAGTCCTTCTACTAGATTCGTACTTTAGTGTAGTTATCTTTCATGGTCTGACAATAGCTCAATGGAGGAACATGGGCTACCAAAATCAGCCAGAACACCAG GCGTTTGCACTGTTATTGCAAGCACCACATGATGATGCTGAAATTATAATACGTGATCGGTTTCCTGTCCCAAGATTGGTGGTGTGTGATCAACATGGTTCTCAG GCTCGATTCTTGCTGGCCAAGTTGAACCCATCAGCAACATACAACAATGAAGGTTCGGCTGGAATGGATGTTATATTCACTGATGATGTGAACCTTCAAGTGTTTTTTGAACATCTACAGAAGCTTGCAGTTCAATCTTCATGA